A window of Chryseobacterium shandongense genomic DNA:
CTCTGAAACCTCTCGATACGTTAAATTTGAAAGTAGAATTTTTATCCACCTTATACGATAATCCCAAACTTCCCGAAATGCCATTGTAGCTTTTGTTAAAAGCACTAAATTTCAACTCCGCATCGGGGTCTGTACCGGAAACGGGATTTTCATCTTCATTGAGGTAAAGTTCCTTTGAGTTCATATATCGGTTGTCGAACCTGATACCTCCGGCTAAAGTGAGCTTGTCAAAAAAAGTTTTCTGTGTGAAAACAAACCCGCCTGCATCAAACAGATGATAGGCAGGTATCATAAATTCCTCTCCTCTGTTGGTATTGGACTGCCACATACCACCAATACCGACCGAAGTTTCCCAACCTTTTGACTTTTCAAAATTATACCGTACGTTATAATTCAGCGTGTTCAAATCAAAGAACAAAGCGGGCTGGTCAGGAGCGGAAGGGTCTTCGTACTCTTTTCTTTTATTGTTCTGAAAACCAAAGTCGGCATTAAGCGTTCCTTTATCCAATATGAAATAATTGTTTGAAGCTACTCCAATATGATTTATCTTCTGATGCGGAAAACCTGTTTTATATCCTTTCAAATCTTTGTCGGTTGCTGCTACTTCATCGCCATTGGCATTTTCGTAGATAAATCTTCCTAATTCATCTCTTTCTCCCTCTACAAGATTAAGGGTGTTGTTATAAGAGCTTACGGTCAGGTGTGAGTGTCCCCAGCTTTTGTTTATTCCCAAAAACAGGCTACCATTGATTTCCTTAAATCCCGAATTGAAAACTTTTCCGTCGTAGGCATTTTGGTAGTTGCCTGCAAACTTGTTGCTGAACCTGCCAAGCCATTGCAAGCCGTCTTTATTCCCAGCGTTGGCAACGGAATAGCCAATGAGGTTGTTATTACTTTGGTAATTGGAGGAAACCTGTGTTTTTACCTGTCCTAACGGCAAGGCTTTCGGAGCAAGAAAATTAAGCACTCCCGCAATACCGTCCGAACCGTACATAAGGCTTCCGGGACCTTTGACAACTTCCACTCTGTCCACTGCATTCTCGTCTATCTCAATACCGTGTTCATCGCCCCATTGCTGTCCTTCCTGCCGGATATTATTGTTTAATGTAATTACTCTGTTAAACCCTAAACCTCTTATAGTAGGTTTTGAAATTCCTGTCCCTGTTGTTATTTGGTTTACACCGGGTACATTCCTTAAAGCATCAATCAGATTGGTAGCACTGTTCTGATTGAGTGTTTTACCGTCCACCGCTTTAACAATGACAGGGCTTAGTCTTAATTCTGTTGAGCGGGTTACGCCTGTAATGATTAACTCATTCAGTTCTGTAACAGCGGGGCTTAACAAAAAGTCCATAACCGTATCTTTGTCAATGCTTATTTTTTCGATTATTGGCTGATAGCCTGTATAATTTATCTCTAAAAGGTAGGTTCCCCTTTTAAGGTTATTGATTTTATAACTACCGTTTGTGTCTGTCGTTGCACCTGTTTTCAGGTCAGCAATATAGATGGATGCACCAGCTAAATTCTCGTTTGTGGTTTCGTCTTTTACCGTACCTGAAATACTGTTTTGTGCAAATATGTTTAAGGTTGCTGATACGAAAGCAACCAATAGTAATATGCTTTTTAAATTCATTGTTTGATTTTTTAACGATTATTGTTTGATATGAGCAAACAGGCGTTTGACTGCTTGCGTCTATATAAAAAATCAAACTGTGGGCGGTCCTTTGTTTTGGATTGTAAGGCGTTCCGCTTCGTAGAAACTTACCTTACATAAGCTGTATTCAAAATAAGGCTGTACATCAACGTAAACAATAATGGCATCAACGATAAGATGAGGCGATAAGCAATGATTATCGCACAGTGAACACTTTTTGAATGCTTTGGTAAGATGTGCCTTATGATTACAGGCATTGCTTTCATCCCCATAATATATTGCCTTCTCACATTGGCTTGCTTTTGAATAGGCGATAATTTCATCGTCGTGGTGGTGGTATAAGATAACCGGGCTATTTGCAAAAACGTACAATAGCAAAAGAAAAAAACCTTTTATATGTCTTATATCTTTTAACATCAACCGCAATTATTTTGGCTAAGAAAACAGTCCAAACCATCGGTAGCCATATGTAAAAGCAACCCCACGGCAACAACCCGTGTCGGTTTGAAAAACAACAGGATAAAGTAAATAGCAATAGCAAACCAGCTATGCAGGGGGTGGAAATTTATACTGCACCTGCAAGGGTCAAATATTGGTGTTGCCAAAAGGTGGTCTAAATCAACCAGCATAGTGAGCAACAATATTGCATAGCATCTTATCCAATTTTCCCTAAACAGAAAATAGGAAAGGATACCCGGAAAAATAAGGTGTAAAAAGTAATGGATAAATTGTTCCATATCGTTACTTTCTTATAGCCTTTAGCATTATTGTGTTATTTGTTTTTCTCACTTAATATTGATACACGGTATTTGAATTGACATACCATCTTCTTCCCCAAAAAGAAGAAGATAGTATGTTTCAACCTTCACAGATTTAATGTTGATGCCCGTGTGCTTTTTCAGCGGCAGAAACCTCATTTTTAAATTTTCCTGTCAGCGTTGTGCCATCAACCTTAATCGTAACAGTACAATTTGTATGAATTGCGTTTTTGGGCAATGCCACCTGTAATGCACCGTTTTTATCTGCTTTGAGATTTGAATTTGACTTAGTGCCATTCTCAAAAGCAAACTCTACCGAACCGGTAGCGGGCTTGTTTAATGTTTTAGCATTG
This region includes:
- a CDS encoding DUF6122 family protein, coding for MEQFIHYFLHLIFPGILSYFLFRENWIRCYAILLLTMLVDLDHLLATPIFDPCRCSINFHPLHSWFAIAIYFILLFFKPTRVVAVGLLLHMATDGLDCFLSQNNCG
- a CDS encoding TonB-dependent receptor; translated protein: MNLKSILLLVAFVSATLNIFAQNSISGTVKDETTNENLAGASIYIADLKTGATTDTNGSYKINNLKRGTYLLEINYTGYQPIIEKISIDKDTVMDFLLSPAVTELNELIITGVTRSTELRLSPVIVKAVDGKTLNQNSATNLIDALRNVPGVNQITTGTGISKPTIRGLGFNRVITLNNNIRQEGQQWGDEHGIEIDENAVDRVEVVKGPGSLMYGSDGIAGVLNFLAPKALPLGQVKTQVSSNYQSNNNLIGYSVANAGNKDGLQWLGRFSNKFAGNYQNAYDGKVFNSGFKEINGSLFLGINKSWGHSHLTVSSYNNTLNLVEGERDELGRFIYENANGDEVAATDKDLKGYKTGFPHQKINHIGVASNNYFILDKGTLNADFGFQNNKRKEYEDPSAPDQPALFFDLNTLNYNVRYNFEKSKGWETSVGIGGMWQSNTNRGEEFMIPAYHLFDAGGFVFTQKTFFDKLTLAGGIRFDNRYMNSKELYLNEDENPVSGTDPDAELKFSAFNKSYNGISGSLGLSYKVDKNSTFKFNVSRGFRAPNSTELSANGRHEGTFRYIIGKADLKSEISHQLDVVYFLNSKHITLEITPFVNFIQNYIYLEKLVAEDGTEIIPDPTDGAPAFQYTAGNATLLGGEIYLDIHPHPIEWLHLENSFSYVQATQSNQPESSKYLPFIPAPRYRGEIKAELKEVNHTFSNAYIKFGIDYFFKQNRFFSAYGTETATPAYTLLSAGIGTNIKAFNRSDFMSLYISGENLADVAYQNHLSRLKYALENPATGRMGVFNMGRNISVKMIMNF